The stretch of DNA GTAATTTGTAAAATCTACATTTTGTTGATGAAAACTGTTAGGTTTTTAGTAAACTGTTTTGCGTCATAATACCATCTTTTGTAGTCTTTCTTGCTATTTGTTCCCCTTAGCTGCTTAATTTGCATTTGTAATGCTGTTTTACAATTGAGAAGTTGGTCCTTCAGGAATCATTTCTCTTATTCTAAGCCATAATGCTCTTTATATGACATTTTCACATGTTGCAGGATATGCTTTGCAGTTTCTTCAGCATAATAGGGTATACCTGCCAGATCAAGTGCAATTTTCTTCAAGTGTATGTATCAACTGAAGATGTTCATCATGTGATTGATAGAAGTTTCATTTTGATACAGGGACCCATCCAAAAGTTTCATTTGTTATGCTCAGGGATATAGTACACATTTCTTTTGCGTGGCATCTTTCCTTTGGACTACAACAATTGCTTTTACCCTGCACCGCACTGTTGTGAAACACAAAACAGATGTTGAAGATTTAGAGGCCATGTTCCATTTATATGTTTGGGGTATGCTTCTATCGATGAATCGGCTTTAAAAATTGTAGCTTTGAGAAATGGCCTATTCTTACAATAATCTTCATGTCCTATGACATCCCAATCCCATGACATTTAATTTAGAAATGAATTTATTGTACAAATTAGTGCTAATGGAATAGCTTTGCTTATGTATTAAGAGTAGGACTTTCAACTACAGCATTGATTCTGTCCAATTCCATTAGCAACTTGCACTGAAGAAAACTTGTTtgatgtttctttttcttttttttataggtACTTCCTTGGTTATGACAGTTATGCGCTCGTTTGGTAATGACCATAGACATTTTGGTGCATGGTGTTGGACTCAAACAGGTCTCACAGGGAAGGCAAGTAGTAATAGGAACACAGGTCacatgtttttatatataattcctGCAAACTTTTGTAaatttgaattgagtgttttatactaatatggCAGAATAGCAACAGATTTCATATCAGAAGCTTTTGCAATCAAATCATGCATACCAGCATATTGGGATTCTAGTTATAACATCTCACAGTTTGCTACTAATGTcacttatataatgtaaattaagtgccaattcgattggaataaatgtctgagttacagtcatccaaaattgaacccaaataaaaccaacacaaaaataacatactgaggccttttacagcgctttttataaaaagcgctgtaaaagacccttttgaaaataagtaaaaaagacattttacagcgcttatttgaaaaagcgctgtaaaaagctttaaaaataatattcatcagacacctaacatgACTATCTCTTACAGGagtttcttcaaacaccttgtacgcatcatgggaatccccaaaaacacattgttaacaaaaacatcagactcaaacccatttttcgcaacatggcaatgaacttgaataccaagtttcgatttaagaaggaaagggaatgtaaagagataaaaatggtgttgaggtggagattgaattgtgaaagagtaagctttgatgtttgtgaagaagatgcataaaagaaGAGTTTGGCGAAGAGGAAGAGATTGGAGaagaccagttactactatctgggttttgcatgttgagcttgtttaaaaaataacataacaaaacacaaaaacaataaggccttttacagcgctcatttaaaaaagcgttgtaaaaggctttagaaaaaacattcatataacataataaaacaatgaggtctattacagcgcttgtccaaataagcgctgtaaaatactgttttaaaaataaaataaagagacattttatagcgcttatttgaacaagcgctgtaaaagggttttatatataacatNNNNNNNNNNNNNNNNNNNNNNNNNNNNNNNNNNNNNNNNNNNNNNNNNNNNNNNNNNNNNNNNNNNNNNNNNNNNNNNNNNNNNNNNNNNNNNNNNNNNNNNNNNNNNNNNNNNNNNNNNNNNNNNNNNNNNNNNNNNNNNNNNNNNNNNNNNNNNNNNNNNNNNNNNNNNNNNNNNNNNNNNNNNNNNNNNNNNNNNNNNNNNNNNNNNNNNNNNNNNNNNNNNNNNNNNNNNNNNNNNNNNNNNNNNNNNNNNNNNNNNNNNNNNNNNNNNNNNNNNNNNNNNNNNNNNNNNNNNNNNNNNNNNNNNNNNNNNNNNNNNNNNNNNNNNNNNNNNNNNNNNNNNNNNNNNNNNNNNNNNNNNNNNNNNNNNNNNNNNNNNNNNNNNNNNNNNNNNNNNNNNNNNNNNNNNNNNNNNNNNNNNNNNNNNNNNNNNNNNNNNNNNNNNNNNNNNNNNNNNNNNNNNNNNNNNNNNNNNNNNNNNNNNNNNNNNNNNNNNNNNNNNNNNNNNNNNNNNNNNNNNNNNNNNNNNNNNNNNNNNNNNNNNNNNNNNNNNNNNNNNNNNNNNNNNNNNNNNNNNNNNNNNNNNNNNNNNNNNNNNNNNNNNNNNNNNNNNNNNNNNNNNNNNNNNNNNNNNNNNNNNNNNNNNNNNNNNNNNNNNNNNNNNNNNNNNNNNNNNNNNNNNNNNNNNNNNNNNNNNNNNNNNNNNNNNNNNNNNNNNNNNNNNNNNNNNNNNNNNNNNNNNNNNNNNNNNNNNNNNNNNNNNNNNtggaatgagagtggtcagccaattgaccccaacagctctatgtttgtaagctatattggggttgttgttcgtcaaaatgtcccaattacaattgacaattggagagataaggcgttgaaggatgccaaagatattatatggaatgacattcaagtaaattttttgatccactcttttgtcatttataatttttttcgttgaaatactttacttataatttttttcattgcagacgacttttgttcttgatgagggacGAAAGtcttatgttttgagagttgctggaaagatccatcgtggatttagatcccatctctccaatttctatctaaaagatagagaaggaaacacaagtgttgaacctccaaaaatatatcaaaggatgaatggagagcATTTGTTTTCAAACGTTCTGACCccgcgtttgtcgtaagtgattaatttattagcatttgtgttttattattcatattcgtagcgtattttaatttacagcgtttaaaaaaaaaaacacattttacagcgctttttttaaaaagtgctgtaaaatgttgttgtaaagcgctataatggtgtacattttacagcgcttttttgagaaagcgctgtaaaatgtacacacaaaagcgctgtaaaatgcagacccataatttcatataatgggtgtgcatttacagcgcttttgttaaaaagcgctctaaaaagcagacccataacttatataatgggtgtgcattttacaacgcttttttgaaaaagcgctgtaaaatgtgcataacaagcgcgcgttatatttacatgttttatagcgcttttttaaaagggctgttgtatcttttacagcgctcgattccacaacgctttttttttttgaaaaagcgctgtaaatggattaaaaaaagcgctgtaaaatgcagtttttcgcgtTGTGTATTCGTATCcagtttctttaaaaaaaattagttactaaaaatattttgaacatGTGTATGGTTAATGTCTTTGTTGAGCATGTCGCATCAGTATTGTCATTTGTGGATCACAGAAAATAGCGATTTATTCAAATTCCGCTATGCTATAGTACTATAGCACCACAATAGCGgctatttgataattttttgtactaaataacgtATTGTGGAGCAATAGTGATTAGATTAATTTCCGCTATACTATAgcggctatttgacaacattgtgCCATAGGTAGAATAATACTCAGATCCACATTTTAATTGTCCAAAATTGTGATCTTATTTAATGTAATGTAGAATTGTTCACCTAAAGAAGCATGTGcttgaatattatattaaatatcaacTACTTTGTATGTTAAAGACAGAAAGTGAGAGAATAATACTTTGCTTTTCTAACATATATCCTTGATGATCATGAACCACAAGCATTAGCCGATGCATTTGGTACCTTTTTCCTTGACTCAAGTGGTAAAAACTCGAACAACACGGAGCAGACTTTCTCAACTATGACAgtggagaataaggagaagtaTCTAATATTTCTATCTTCCCCTGTTCTCATTTGGGAGCATACACTTCGCAGATGCTGATtactgttatttttatttttcttttcttcgattACTTTTAACCATACTGGGATTTTCAACTTGTGCAAAATTAAAATTGCCAATAGGTCAAGATAAGTTGTggtattttcttttcctttttatatgaaaattatttatgtgtGAATCATAACATATCTTTTGAaacaataatgataaaaataacataaaaaatgatatagAAATAGGATGGACCTCACCATCTAAACTTCCACAATCAAGATTTATGTATGCTAGTTATTTTGTCcccaaaaattatatttgaatatcAAAATGGAATATCAAATATtgtgtttatttgttttgtgGGATATTTTTGAAATCTGTGTACATAGGATGCGAAGTAAGTTAGATAGAAGTATAGGATGAGTCTATTGAGCACATGTAATttgatgcgtagatcgacataaataaaatgatgacaTAAATAATGTGATCGTCTTTGGATTGATtatcgatgcgtagatcgacgtaaataaaataacaaacaagttttaaaaggtaaaataaaaggagataaatttgtttttaaaggaAACATGTATATGGTAATTGCAATGCAAACGTATAATGAATAATGTGATACAAAAGTTGTtgagtataaataaaaaatatgcacaTAAGATATGCATGATTAATTCATTATGCATGACATAAGGAGGTTGTTGAGTGCATGTAAAATATGAGTAAAGACGCATAGATGATGTGTGACTATTTGAAAAAATGTAAGATGCATGCTATTAAGATaaattctctttttattttttattttttgggttCCCCGATCCTTATGTGACTTCATACAAGATTTCACGAATCAATGAAGATAACAATCGTTCTTTGCATAATGATTTTAATATATCTTTTgtaatcacattttttttcgTCTTTTGAGGCTAATCAAATTTGCATTGTTCAAAATGCTTAcccttcatttttcttatacGCCCAATATCTTGCGTTcccgtgtatatattttcaagcgtcaaaatatttaagatatttttttttttatattttcatatattttaaattctcatatttattatcataaaataacattttttaaaaacgtTAGAACAAACAACAATGAGACTAAATTTGTTTAGACAGAGTGTAAGGCACAACATCAAATAATgatattggaaaatgtacattcattacattgaaaataaaacaaaacaggAGTTACAATGTGGTGAGTGTGTTTAGCTTTAGTTGGAGAGACaacaaacgctagtcattcttgtaatttagaacATCTAAGAATAATAACTGCCCCAAGTTGAAACGCTTGATTCTTTTgttatccctaacttttgcatggaccGTTCTTCCAAGTTTTCAATTTCTGCTATGCTATAgcggctatttgacaacattgtgCCACATAGGTAGAATAATACTTTTCATTAGTCAGATCCACATTTTAATTGTCCAAAATTGTGATCTTATTTAATGTAATGTAGAATTGTTCACCTAAAGAAACGTGTGcttgaatattatattaaatatcaacTACTCTATATGTTAAAGACAGAGAAACTGAAAGAATAATACTTTTCTTTTCTAACATATATCCTTGATGATCATGAACCACACGCATTAGCCGATGCATTTGGTACCCTTTTCCTTGACTCAAGTGGTATAAACTCGAACAACACGGAGCAGACTTTCTCAACTATGACAgtggagaataaggagaagtaTCTAATATTTCTATCTTCCTATGTTCTCATTTGGGAGCATACAATTCGCAGATGCTGATTactgttaattttatttttctgtttcttcGATTACTTTTAACCATATTGGGATTTTCAACTTGtgcaaaattaaaattgacaatAGTTCATGATAAGCTTATggtattttcttttcctttttatatgaaaattatttatgtgtGAATGATAACAATGTACGCTAGTTTTTTTGTCCCCAAAAGTTATATTTGAATATCAAAATGGAATATCAAATATtgtgtttatttgttttgtgGGATATTTTTGAAATCTGTGTACATAGAATGCGAAGTAAGTTAGATAGAAGTATAAGGTGTCATATACAGTGTCCAAAATCTGATGTTCAAATAACACAATTGTTTAGTCTTTAACGAGTTTTAGATTTATGTAGTACTATATTTTATGGAGTATTAGTTAACTGAACATGTTATTCCGTTACTTTCTTCATGCACAACATGATTTTCATTATAAGAATCCAAGTATAGACTTTGAGTTGTTTTGGACCTTGATTTGAACTTGTGTGCAGGATGAGAAGCCAACCAACTGACAGTAAGTTAACATAATCTGTTCAGATGAAGGGGAAACCATTCCCATTCCACATAAGAGCAACTGTTGTGGATAGCTAGAACTTGTAAATTTCTCTCTTTTTCAACTGTTATAGTAAAATAGTGATACCCTGTTTTCTGATACTGCTAAAATATCATCTATTAAATCCTTGGATAATATAGTTCTGAATTTTTTGGCGGCTTCTCAAATTTAGGGTGAAAGCGAGGCAAATGCTCATATGCATCATATATTATCTTGAGGCTTTGTCCGCACCACACACTTTCATAATGGCACACAGGAATTGAAGCGCTTTCCAATTAATGCTAAGATAGTAATAGGTTGATGAAAGAAGGAATCATTAAAAACTTATTGCGCAACATGTTAAGATTATTTTGCACCGGACCAAATAGGATTAGGTATAGATTAGGAAAGAGGCTGGGTAAAGATGAAGATGGAGAAAAAATGTGGGACACCCCCTACAAAAAGTAGAGTCAACCAAACTactacaaataatattatcCAATCAAGAAATTTTTTTACTCCTATTGATATTGAATTGAATAATCACTTGCAACAAAACCAGAAAACTTCTTTTGACCATGTATAGGATGTGCACATTGTTCAGTGATGAATAGAGTATCGTTTTCATAAGACTTGAGAATTCAATTACTAATTCACATAGAAACTTTATAGTTGAATAAGGTCGAGGTACAATGATAGGAAGGTCGATGAGATTAGGAATaagtgaaagaaaatgaaagcCCGATTACATGAAATCATACAATAACAGACAAATGCAGTAAATGAATCCAGACAATGCTATATGCCTTGTCATCATTTTCTTAGGATTCAAAAATATCTAGTTCAGTTATGTAATTCCCTTTTGTTATGCTAGTCACCAGTCTATTGAGCACATGTAATttgatgcgtagatcgacataaataaaatgatgacaTAAATAatgtgatcgtcttcggattgattaccgatgcgtagatcgacgtaaataaaatgacaaacaGGATTTAAAAGGTAAAATAAAAggagataaatttgtttttaaaggaAACATGTATATGGTAATTGCAATGCAAACATATACTGAATAATATGATACAAAAGTTGTtgagtataaataaaaaatatgcacaTAAGATATGCATGATTAATTCATTATGCATGACATAAGGAGGTTGTTGAGTGCATGTAAAATATG from Cicer arietinum cultivar CDC Frontier isolate Library 1 chromosome 3, Cicar.CDCFrontier_v2.0, whole genome shotgun sequence encodes:
- the LOC101514549 gene encoding G-protein coupled receptor 1-like — translated: MATSVAVGGTLTTHDRGILTAVNIGASSLSFVGSSFIVLCYLLFKELRKFSFKLVFYLALSDMLCSFFSIIGDPSKSFICYAQGYSTHFFCVASFLWTTTIAFTLHRTVVKHKTDVEDLEAMFHLYVWGTSLVMTVMRSFGNDHRHFGAWCWTQTGLTGKASSNRNTGHMFLYIIPANFCKFELSVLY
- the LOC113785847 gene encoding uncharacterized protein, yielding MFVSYIGVVVRQNVPITIDNWRDKALKDAKDIIWNDIQTTFVLDEGRKSYVLRVAGKIHRGFRSHLSNFYLKDREGNTSVEPPKIYQRMNGEHLFSNVLTPRLSMRSQPTDSKLT